In the genome of Mustelus asterias unplaced genomic scaffold, sMusAst1.hap1.1 HAP1_SCAFFOLD_382, whole genome shotgun sequence, one region contains:
- the LOC144486539 gene encoding small ribosomal subunit protein eS12, with protein sequence MAEECITASGVMDVNTALQEVLKTAYIHDGLCCGLREAVKVLDKRQAHLCVLAGNCDEAQYVKLVEALCAEHQINLIKVDDNKKLGEWVGLCKIDREGKPRKVVGCSCVVVKDYGKDSQAKDVIDNYFRGK encoded by the coding sequence ATGGCCGAGGAATGCATAACTGCCAGCGGTGTCATGGATGTTAACACTGCACTTCAGGAAGTGCTTAAAACTGCATACATCCACGATGGCTTGTGTTGTGGTCTCCGGGAAGCTGTCAAGGTGCTGGACAAACGACAGGCTCATTTGTGTGTCCTGGCAGGCAATTGTGATGAGGCACAGTATGTTAAGTTGGTAGAAGCCCTCTGTGCTGAGCATCAGATCAACCTGATTAAGGTTGATGACAACAAGAAACTTGGTGAATGGGTAGGCCTGTGCAAAATAGACCGAGAAGGGAAACCTCGCAAGGTTGTAGGCTGCAGCTGTGTTGTTGTCAAGGATTATGGCAAAGACTCACAAGCCAAAGATGTCATTGACAACTATTTCCGAGGAAAGTGA